Sequence from the Egibacter rhizosphaerae genome:
GCGATGGACCAGACGCTGACAGCGCTCGATCGACTCGCGATCGGTGTGCCGTACGACGCCGACCAACCGCTCGGCGACTCGGTGGGCGAGCTGCGCGAGGCCCTCGAGGACCTGCCGGGCGACCTTCGCGGTCAGGCCGCACAGACGGAACGCGCGAGCGAGGAGCTCGCGGAAGCCGCCGAACGAACACAGGCTTCTGCGGAAGCGCTCGCGTCCCTGAACGAGCAACTCGTCGAGGCGGCGGACTTGATCGACGACTACGCCGAACGGACCGCCGAAGGCCAGGAGCTCCTCACCCAGCAGCGTGACGCTCTCGCCACGACCACGCGGCGCGCCCAGTGGGCCGTGGTCCTCGCCGGCATCGCGTTCGCGCTGATGCAGTTCGTGCCGCTCTACATCGGCGGCACGCTCATGCGTGGCGGTCCCGTGCTGCACGATCGCGACGGCCCGCCACCGGGCCCGTAGCGGGCGCATGCTGTGCCGGGGTTGGCCCCCCGCGTGCAGCGGGTGGCCAACCCCGGCGATGCCCCGCACGGTCCGGACTCACCCCCATGTCAGCCCGAACCGCTGGGCTGGGTCGTGGCTGGTTGCTCCCGTCCGACGGGCGCAGCACGAGCCCTCGATTCCCGGTGCGAATCGCTCGAAACTCCGGCGCAGCTGCACGCGCAGGCCCGGCCCGGGCCTCACGCGCTCACGGCGACGGGACCTCACGGCGGTCGACGCGATCACGCGCCGCCTGCCGCCGCTCGATCGCCCGTAACCAGCGGACGAAACAGACAGCCGCCGCCAACGTCCAGACGACGCTGCCGACCAGCACCATGACCCCACCACCGAGCTGCTGATCCTCGAGCAGGGAGATCGCGAACCCGACCACATGCGGGTTGTGGGCCTCCGTCCACGGTTCCGGGGACACGATGATCAAAGTCGCGAGCACCCCGCCGGCCGCCCCGCTCACCGCGAGCCCGAGCACGCTGCCACCGATGCGGGACGCCGGCCCTGTCATGACCGCCCACCAGACCGCGTAGGCACTCGCGAGCAACGCGAGGTGCTCGATGTGGTGCACCGTGGACGAGAACAGCGCCGCTTCGTAGAGCGCCGGGGTATGGACCGTCCACAGCACGACCGCGTGGGTCAAGGCGATGACGACTCGTCCCGGCCCGCTCAACATGCCACCGCGGATGCGGCTGCCCACGCGCAACGCGCCGCCGCTCCGCCGGATCAGGGCGCGTGGGAGCACATCACGAAGCGCGTGCCCGACACGCGCGTACAACAGCAGGGGGGGCACGATCGCGATCATGAGCACGTGCTGCACCATGTGCAGCGCGAACGACACGTGTCCGTATTCGTGCAACGGGGACCACAACGCGAGCGTCAACAGTCCCCACCCCACCGCGAACACGATCCCGCGGCGCAGCGATCGACTGCCGACACCGCGCACGAGGCCAGCGACCACCAAGACGGCGACCACGAGTGCGAAGGCCAGACCTGCCTCGTCCCAGTGCGCGTGCATGCCCCTCCCCGGCTCGCAGCTCATCGATCGGCCTGCGGTGGGATCCTCTCACCCGACCCCTTGAACGGCCAGCAACTCATTGGACAGGGGCAGGCTAAGGCACTGCCGGGTTGGCTACCGGGAGCGTCCGACACTCCCTGGCTGCCCGGCTGGTCGGCGGGTTGTGCGCCGGTGTCACAGCGAGACGATCTCGAGCAGGGGCGACGAGGTCGTCGACGTACTCGGCGCCGGGTCCGGTGTCGAGGCTCCACAGATCCCGCTCCCCCCGGTCAGAACGGACGGCGCGGCACCTCGCGCCCGCTAGCACCCACGAGGAAGTCGAGGTCGGCGCCCTTGTCGGCCTGCAGGACGTGCTCGGCATACAGATGGGCGTAGCCCCGCTGGTGGGGCGAGGGCGGTGCCGACCAGCTCGCACGCCGACGGTCGAGCTCGCCGTCCCCCACGTCGAGCAGCAACGTGCGCGCCGGGACGTCGAGCTCGACCATGTCGCCGGTGCGAACGAACGCGAGCCCACCACCCACGGCGGCTTCCGGGGCCGCGTGCAGGACGACCGTCCCGTACGAGGTCCCGCTCATCCGCGCGTCCGAGATCCGCACCATGTCCTGCACGCCTTGCTCGAGAAGCTTGCGAGGCAAGGCCAGATTGCCGATCTCCGGCATTCCCGGGTATCCCCGAGGCCCCGCATACCGCACGATCAGCACCGTGTCGGCGGTTGCGTCCAGGTCCGGGTCCTCGATGGCCGCGTCGTACTCCTCGATGCTGTCGAACACGAGGGCCGGACCCCGGTGCTTCATGAGCGCGGGTGAGGCGGCCGACTGCTTCAGGAGCGCCCCGTCCGGCGCCAAGTTCCCGCGCAGGACGGCGGTCCCCGTGTCGGCAGGCTGCAGCGGCTGATTGAAGTCCTTGATCACGCGCTGATCCCAGCAGTCAGCGTCACCGACGTTCGCTTCCACCGTGGCGCCCGATACGGTGATCACTTCGCGGTGCAGGCTGTCGAGCAGCTCTCGCATGACCGCGGGCAGGCCACCGGCGTAGTAGAAGTCCTCCATCAGGTAGTCACCGCTCGGCATGAGGTTGACCAACGTGGGGATGTCCCGGGGCAGGACATCGAAGTCCTCCATCTCGAGCGGAACCCCGAGCCGACCCGCGAGCGCCGCTAGGTGCACGATCGCATTGGTCGATCCTCCGATGGCCGCGTTCACCTTGATCGCGTTCTCGAACGCCTCGCGAACCATCACGTCGGATGGCCGCAGGTCCTCGTGGACCATGTCGACGATGCGTCGACCCGCCATCTCGGCCAGCGTGTAGCGACGCGCGTCCACGGCCGGGATGGCCGCCGACCCCGGGAGCTGCATCCCGAGCGCCTCCACGAGACAGGCCATCGTCGATGCGGTGCCCATCGTCATGCAGTGCCCGTTGCTCCTCGACATGCAGGCCTCCGCATCGACGAAGTCCTCCGCCGACATGCGGCCCGCGCGAACCTCCTCGCTGAACCGCCACACGTCGGTCCCAGAGCCGAGCTCACCCCCGCGGAACTTCCCGTTGAGCATCGGCCCGCCGGTGACCATGAGCGAGGGCACGTCCACGCTCGCAGCGCCCATGAGCTGTGCCGGCGTGGTCTTGTCGCATCCTGCGAGGAGAACGACACCGTCGAGCGGGTTCGCTCGGATCGACTCCTCCACGTCCATGCTCATGAGATTGCGGTAGAGCATGGTCGTGGGGCGCATGATCGTCTCGCCCAGCGACATCGTCGGAAACTCGAGCGGGTATCCGCTCGCCTGGTACACGCCGTGCTTCACCTTCTCAGCCAGCTGACGAAGGTGCGCATTGCACGGCGTCAGCTCGGACCAACTGTTGGCGATGCCGATGACGGGACGCCCGTCGAACATTTCGTGGGGAGTTCCGTGGTTCTTCAGCCAGGAACGGTGGATGAACCCGTTCTTCCCCGAGAGCCCGAACCATCCCCTGCTACGCAACTCGTTCACCATATCGCCCACCCATCGCGTCGATCTTCGCGCGCCCACGGCTCCGCCGAGGGCACCGTACAGGGACCACAAACCGGATGCCGCTCCGCGGATCTCGCGGCCGGTTCGTCGCTCACCCTCGTCCGACCAGCGGCATGTTCGTGGCCATGAGCGTCGTGTGCTGGACGTTCGCCTCTAGCGGCAGCTGCGCTATGTACAGGACCGCCGGACCGACGTGAACGGCATCGAACGTGCCCTCCTGCTTTCGGCTGCCGCCTCCGATGACAACCGCGACTGGCTTCTCACCGGGGCCTTCCTGGTGGCCCGCGAAGCCTCCTTCCGGAGATGGTGGAGAGCGTGGAGCTTGGAAAGGACAGTGGGCTCTATGGCTACACCATGCAGGTACCCCGAGGAGTTGAAGGAGCGGGCCGTTGCGCTTCGTCGAGCACGGCTTGAAAGCCCTCCGGGCCTTCGACGCTAGGGATCTCAACCCTCGAGGCCGTCCCATCCTCGAACCGCTTCGATGCGCTGATGGGCACGGGAGAGCGCAGGTCCAGCGCGGTTCCAGCAACCTCGACCACCTCCCCCGTCGGGATGAGGTCTTCGTCGCCTTGGGTGAAATGGTCGGCGAAGATCGCGAGCTCGTGCTCGAGCACCGAGCCGCTCCCAGCGCCCGACAGGTTGAAGTAGCTGTGGTTCGTCATGTTCACCGGGCTGGGGGCGTCAGTCGTGGCCCGGTAGGTGACGCGGAGGGTGTCGCCGGTCACGCGGTAGATCGCCTCTGCCTCGACGCGACCGGGGTAGCCCTCTTGGCCGGTCGGTGAGACGTAGGTCAGTGTGAGCGTATCTGTGTCGGAGTCCGCAACCGTCCAGTGCACCTTGTCGAATGACCGGCTCGCGCCGCCGTGTAGGTGATGGGGTGGCTTGTTCGCCGCCACCTGATAGCGCGAGTCCTGCACCTCTGCTCAGCGTGAACAGCTGAGCGGGCTCGCCGGTGGCGCCAGTCCCGAACGGTGCACTCAGAGGCCCTGCGCCAGCCGATGGTAGGCCTGGTTCCATCGCAGCTCCTTGGCGATGCGCTGCACGCTTGTGTCGGCGTCGATCATCACAAGCTCGGCGCCGACCATCTCCGCGAAGTCATTCAGCGCTTCCCTGCCGACCGCCGAGCTGAGCACGGTATGGTGAGGCGCTCCCGCGAGCAGCCACGACTCGGCCGAGGTCGCCAGGTCCGGTTGCGGTTTCCAGACTGCTCGCGCGACTGGCAGCTTGGGCAGGGGCTCGTCGGGCTCGATGACCTCGATCTCGTTCGCGGTGAGCCGGAAGCGGTCCCCCAGGTCGGCAAGGCCGACCACGAAAGCGGGGGCGGGCCGCGCGTTGAATACCAATCGGACCGGATCCTCACGGCCGCCGATGCTCAGCGGGTGGATCTCCAGGCTCGGTGTCTCGTCGGTGATCGAGGGGCAGACCTCGAGCATGTGGGCACCGAGGATTTTCTGCTCCCCCGGACCCAGGTGGTAGGTGTAGTCCTCCATGAACGACGTGCCGCCATCGCGTCCGACCGACATCGCCTTCAGGATCCGTAGCAGCACGGACGTCTTCCAGTCCCCTTCGCCGCCGAAGCCATACCCATCGGCCATGAGCCGCTGGACGGCCAGCCCGGGCAGCTGGCGCAAGGCGCCAAGGTCCTCGAAGTTGGTGGTAAAGGCGGTGAAGCCACCGCCTTCGAGGAACGAGCGCAGGCCGAGCTCCTGCCGGGCAGCGTAGCGCAGCGACTCGTGTCGCTCGCCGCCGCCGCGCAGCTCGGATGCGACGCTGTAACGCTCGTCGTACTCGGAGACCAACGCATCGATCTCGACGGCAGGGGCTGCCTCGACGGCCTCGACCAAGTCGTTGACGCCATAGGCCTGGACCGAGACACCGAACTGCATCTCCGCACCGACCTTGTCGCCCTCGGTCACCGCCACACCGCGCATGTTGTCACCGAAGCGTGCTAGCCGCAGGCTCTGAGACGTATGCCAGCCGATGGCAGCGCGTCCCCAGGATTCCAGGCGGGACGCGACGGTGGGGTCGGCGACGTGCCCGGCCACGATCTTGCGGGCGAGACCCATACGGGTCTGGATGTACCCGAACTCTCGGTCGCCGTGGGCTGCCTGGTTCAGGTTCATGAAGTCCATATCGATCGCGGACCAAGGCAACGACTCGTTGGCCTGGGTGTGCAGATGCAACAGTGGCTTCTGCAAGCGGTTGAGGCCCGCGATCCACATCTTGGCGGGCGAGAAGGTGTGCATCCAGGCAATAACTCCGACGCACGCATCAGTCGACGTCGCGTCGATGCACTGACGCCGGATGGCGTCGCTGGTGGTCAGGAGGGGTTTGGCCACCATGCGCAGCTTGCATCCGAGCACCTCGTCGATCGTTTCCGAGATCCGCTGGGACTGCTCAGCTACCTCCTGCAACGTCTGCTCGCCGTAGAGGGACTGGCTCCCCGTGAGGAACCACACCTCGAGCTCGTCGTGGAGCCTGGGCTGGATCAACGCCCTCCCACCTCCCGCCACTGAGCGGGTCTACGATGAAGTAACTTCGTTGCACCGCGGGCGCCCCCCAACGCGCCGCGTTGGGGGGCGCCCGCGCCGCATATTAACGCTATCTACCCCGAATCGGCGAGCAAGAGTCGGGGGTGGCTTCCCGGGGCTGGGCGCTGCCTCCGGCGTCGACGGCGGCCTGAACGTCAAGCACTTTGCGGGCTCCAAGCCTAGCCGTGTTACCCGCGGTTGCGAGCCGAGCCGAGGTGGGTCGGTGGTGGACCGCTACTTTCACGTAGCACTAAGTCGGGCTCGATCATCGCGTAGTGGGAGTCGAGTTGCTCGCCCTCCACCTGCCGGATCAGAAGGTCCAGGCTGACGCGTCCCAACTCACCGAAATCCTGGCGAACAGTAGTCAGGGGCGGGGAGAAGTACGCGGCCTCGGGGACGTCGTCGAAGCCGACCACGCTTACGTCGTCGGGGACCTGCAGGTCGGCCTCACGCAAGGCACGCAACACCCCCAACGCCATCTGGTCGTTGCCGACGAAGATGGCCGTCGCTCTTGCGGCTGCCAGGGCCCGGCCGTGCTCGTAGCCCGAGCGCGCGCCCCAGTCCCCGACGAGGGGCGGGGGGACCTCCCGATCCGCAGCCACTAGGGTGTCCTGCCAAGCTCGACGCCGTCCTTGAGCTTCCAGCCAGTCCTCAGGTCCGGAGATGTGCCACACCGTCTCGTGCCCCAGCGAGAGCAGGTGCTGGGTCACCCGCGTGCCGCCCGCGTATTGGTCCACGGCAGCCACGGGGGAACCGCCACCGGCACCCCCCTCGACCACAACGACGGGCAGGTCGATCGCGAGCTTGCGCAGTGCTTCCACGGTAGCTCTCTGGGGAGCGATGAGCACGATGCCGTCGACGGCCTGCCGGCGCAGATACTCAACGGCTTCATTCACGGACTGCGAATCGAGAGTTCGCATAGGGGCAACGCTGACGAAGTAATCGGCGGCGCGGGCGGCCAGTTCGAGGTGGTACAACGTCGACGCCGGCCCGTACAAGGTAGTGTCGAAGCTGACCACACCCAACGTCTTCGAGCGGCCGGTCACCAAGACGCGGGCCGCCGCATTGGGCCGGTAGTGCAGCTCCTGCATGGCGGCGAGCACTCGCGCGCGGGTCTCGGCTCGCACTCCCGCACGCTCGTTGATCACGCGTGAGACGGTCATCTGCGAGACGCCGGCGAGTGCCGCCACGTCCCCCATCACCGCGTACCGACGATCGCGGTTCTTACCACGTGGCTGGGCCGGCGCCTCCGATTCGCCCGCCGCCAGCTTCTCGTTCATGGTGTCCTCTCTATGCGCTCGTCCAGGGGTCAACCGTTGGGGCGGAGACGGACGAAGCTCCAGGACACTGGCGGCAGCAGCACCTGCGCGTCCTCACCATCGACTTGGCTGGACTCCGCACGGCGAGGCTGGACCCGGTCGGGCTCTTGTTCGGTGTTCATCGCGTGAACGTCCTCATCGTCGAGGATAACGTGCTCGACCACCCGGTAGCCGGGGAACGCGCGCAGGCCCACTGATAGCTCCACCGGCTCCTCGAGATGACGGTTCACCACGAAGACTACCAGCTCACTCGATTCCTCGTCGTGCGTAACCACCGAGTGAATCACTGGAGTGTCACCGAACCGCTCGTTCGGGTAGTTCGGCCCCACTACGTGGGTATCCAGCACCTTGCCTTTGGCCAACCGTGACGCGTGCGCAAACGGCCAGAAACTTGCCTGCCGCCACGCCATCCCTTGCGCCTCGCTGCGCAGTGGCGCCAACGCGTTAACCAGCTGTGCCTGACACGCTGCAGTCACACGGTCGCTATGCCGCAAGAGCGTGATCAACAGGCTGCCCACCACGACCGCGTCCGCGAGTGTGTAGGTATCCTCGCCCACCCGCGGCGCGGACGGCCAGTCGACGGTCGGTGTTCCGGTGGCTGCATTGTCCCAGACGTTCCACTCATCGAAGGAAATGTTGATCCGCTTGCGGCTTCGCAGCTTCGCCCCGATGTGGTCCGCCGTCGACGCCACGTCCTCGATGAACGACTCCATGTCCACCGCGGACGCGAGGAAGCTGGCCAGGTCACCCGCCGCCCGTTCGTTGTAGTACGCGTGTGCGGAGATGAAATCGACCTGGTCGTAACACTCCTGGAGCACTGTGGCCTCCCACGTGCCGAATGTAGGCATCGACGAGTTGGAACTGCCGCAGGCGACCAACTCCAGACCGCTTTGGCGTTGGCGCATCGCCCGAGCGGTCTCTGCCGCCAGCCGCCCGTACTCGTAAGGCGTCTTATGCCCGGTCTGCCACGGACCGTCCATCTCGTTGCCCAGACACCACATCTTGATGCCGAACGG
This genomic interval carries:
- a CDS encoding alpha-N-arabinofuranosidase, which encodes MMKAQLSLDPAFVVADVRRRTFGSFVEHMGRCVYTGIFEPRHETADEDGHRRDVLDLAREMGVTMVRYPGGNFVSGYRWEDGIGPVMHRPRRLDAAWHSAETNEHGIGEFILWTRKAGVEPNYAINLGTRGVQEALDLLEYANHPGGTYWSDLRIAHGHAEPFGIKMWCLGNEMDGPWQTGHKTPYEYGRLAAETARAMRQRQSGLELVACGSSNSSMPTFGTWEATVLQECYDQVDFISAHAYYNERAAGDLASFLASAVDMESFIEDVASTADHIGAKLRSRKRINISFDEWNVWDNAATGTPTVDWPSAPRVGEDTYTLADAVVVGSLLITLLRHSDRVTAACQAQLVNALAPLRSEAQGMAWRQASFWPFAHASRLAKGKVLDTHVVGPNYPNERFGDTPVIHSVVTHDEESSELVVFVVNRHLEEPVELSVGLRAFPGYRVVEHVILDDEDVHAMNTEQEPDRVQPRRAESSQVDGEDAQVLLPPVSWSFVRLRPNG
- the araA gene encoding L-arabinose isomerase, whose translation is MQPRLHDELEVWFLTGSQSLYGEQTLQEVAEQSQRISETIDEVLGCKLRMVAKPLLTTSDAIRRQCIDATSTDACVGVIAWMHTFSPAKMWIAGLNRLQKPLLHLHTQANESLPWSAIDMDFMNLNQAAHGDREFGYIQTRMGLARKIVAGHVADPTVASRLESWGRAAIGWHTSQSLRLARFGDNMRGVAVTEGDKVGAEMQFGVSVQAYGVNDLVEAVEAAPAVEIDALVSEYDERYSVASELRGGGERHESLRYAARQELGLRSFLEGGGFTAFTTNFEDLGALRQLPGLAVQRLMADGYGFGGEGDWKTSVLLRILKAMSVGRDGGTSFMEDYTYHLGPGEQKILGAHMLEVCPSITDETPSLEIHPLSIGGREDPVRLVFNARPAPAFVVGLADLGDRFRLTANEIEVIEPDEPLPKLPVARAVWKPQPDLATSAESWLLAGAPHHTVLSSAVGREALNDFAEMVGAELVMIDADTSVQRIAKELRWNQAYHRLAQGL
- a CDS encoding cytochrome c oxidase assembly protein encodes the protein MHAHWDEAGLAFALVVAVLVVAGLVRGVGSRSLRRGIVFAVGWGLLTLALWSPLHEYGHVSFALHMVQHVLMIAIVPPLLLYARVGHALRDVLPRALIRRSGGALRVGSRIRGGMLSGPGRVVIALTHAVVLWTVHTPALYEAALFSSTVHHIEHLALLASAYAVWWAVMTGPASRIGGSVLGLAVSGAAGGVLATLIIVSPEPWTEAHNPHVVGFAISLLEDQQLGGGVMVLVGSVVWTLAAAVCFVRWLRAIERRQAARDRVDRREVPSP
- a CDS encoding IlvD/Edd family dehydratase — translated: MVNELRSRGWFGLSGKNGFIHRSWLKNHGTPHEMFDGRPVIGIANSWSELTPCNAHLRQLAEKVKHGVYQASGYPLEFPTMSLGETIMRPTTMLYRNLMSMDVEESIRANPLDGVVLLAGCDKTTPAQLMGAASVDVPSLMVTGGPMLNGKFRGGELGSGTDVWRFSEEVRAGRMSAEDFVDAEACMSRSNGHCMTMGTASTMACLVEALGMQLPGSAAIPAVDARRYTLAEMAGRRIVDMVHEDLRPSDVMVREAFENAIKVNAAIGGSTNAIVHLAALAGRLGVPLEMEDFDVLPRDIPTLVNLMPSGDYLMEDFYYAGGLPAVMRELLDSLHREVITVSGATVEANVGDADCWDQRVIKDFNQPLQPADTGTAVLRGNLAPDGALLKQSAASPALMKHRGPALVFDSIEEYDAAIEDPDLDATADTVLIVRYAGPRGYPGMPEIGNLALPRKLLEQGVQDMVRISDARMSGTSYGTVVLHAAPEAAVGGGLAFVRTGDMVELDVPARTLLLDVGDGELDRRRASWSAPPSPHQRGYAHLYAEHVLQADKGADLDFLVGASGREVPRRPF
- a CDS encoding LacI family DNA-binding transcriptional regulator, whose amino-acid sequence is MNEKLAAGESEAPAQPRGKNRDRRYAVMGDVAALAGVSQMTVSRVINERAGVRAETRARVLAAMQELHYRPNAAARVLVTGRSKTLGVVSFDTTLYGPASTLYHLELAARAADYFVSVAPMRTLDSQSVNEAVEYLRRQAVDGIVLIAPQRATVEALRKLAIDLPVVVVEGGAGGGSPVAAVDQYAGGTRVTQHLLSLGHETVWHISGPEDWLEAQGRRRAWQDTLVAADREVPPPLVGDWGARSGYEHGRALAAARATAIFVGNDQMALGVLRALREADLQVPDDVSVVGFDDVPEAAYFSPPLTTVRQDFGELGRVSLDLLIRQVEGEQLDSHYAMIEPDLVLRESSGPPPTHLGSARNRG